The Akkermansia sp. RCC_12PD genome contains the following window.
GATCCAAATCTCCGGCACGGTGGAAGCCCGCTTGAAAACGGACACAGTGGACACCACCAATGCAGACCTTCCCACCGGGGAAATCGAAGTCTCCGCCAATGCCCTCAACGTCATCAACAAGGCGGATGTGCTCCCCTTCCAGCTGGACCGGGCCCTCTCCAACGAAGACTTGCGCCTCAAATACCGCTTTCTGGACCTGCGCCGTCCCTCCATGGCCCGCAACATGCAGATCCGCCACCGCGTCACCAAAACCACGCGGGACTATCTGGATGAACACGGCTTCCTGGAAATTGAAACCCCCATCCTCTCCAAATCCACGCCGGAAGGCGCGCGCGACTTCCTGGTCCCCTCCCGTTTGGCCCCCGGCAAATTCTATGCCCTGCCCCAGGCGCCCCAGCAGTACAAACAGCTTCTCATGGTAGCGGGCATGGAACGCTACTTTCAGATTGCCCGCTGCTTCCGCGACGAAGACCTGCGCGCGGACCGGCAGCCGGAATTCACGCAGGTGGACATTGAAGCCTCCTTCATCACGCCGGAAGACATCTACAACCTGGTGGAAGGACTACTCAAGCGCGTGTACAAGGAAGCCCTGGACGTGGACATTCCCACTCCCTTCCCGCGCATGACCTGGAAGGAAGCCATGGACCAATACGGCTCCGACAAGCCGGAACGCCGCTTCAGCATGAAACTCACGGACGTCTCCTCCATCTTTGAAAACAGCGGCTTCAAGGTATTCGCCTCCGCCGTGCAAAATGGCGGCGTGGTCAAGGCCATCAACGCCAAGGGCTTCGGAACCGCCTCCGTCGGTCAGATAGACACCCTCACGAAAACCGCCGTGGAAGCCGGAGCCAAGGGGCTGGCCTACATCAAAGTGCGTGAAGACGACTGGAGAAGCCCCATCTCCAAATTCCTTTCTGAAGAAGAAAAGCAGAAACTCACGGAAGCCCTGGACATTGAAACCGGAGACCTCATTCTCTTTGCCGCCGGTCCGTGGGAACCCTCCTGCGACATCCTGGGCCGCGTGCGCCTGCAATGCGCCGAATTCATGGAACTTCTCAAGGACAACAAGGAGCGCGACTTCCTGTGGGTCATCGAATTCCCCCTGCTCGGCTGGGATGAGGAAGAACAGCGCTGGGCGGCCATCCACCATCCGTTCACCCGTCCCGTCAAGGAAGACGAGGAAAAACTGCTCAAGGGAGAACTCTCTGCCGACCTCCGCGCCCAGGCTTACGATGTGGTGCTCAACGGTACGGAACTCGGTGGCGGTTCCATCCGAATTCACGAACGCGACCTGCAATCCGCCATGTTCAAGGCGCTCGGCATCACGGAAGAACAGGCCCGCGAACAATTCGGGCATATCCTGGACGCTTTCAGCTTCGGGGCTCCTCCCCACGGCGGTCTGGCGCTGGGCCTGGACCGCCTGGTCATGATGATCTGTGATGCGGAATCCATTCGCGAAGTCATTGCTTTCCCGAAAAACAACCGCGGCGTGGACCTCATGAGCGACTCTCCGGCCCCGGCGGAAGAACGCCAGCTGCGTGACATTCACATCCAGGTGAAACTGCCCGCTAAAAAATAACATACTTTATTCTTCCCTTTTCAGGCCCCGGACGGATTTTTTCCTCCGGGGCCTTTTTTACACGCATAAAACAAAAGAGAAAACGGTCAGACCCGCCATCCATCCCCTATCTCCCCTATCTCCCCTATCTCCCTTTAAAATTCACTGCCATTTCCGTTATAGCTGAACTCATACCCGGGTCTTGGGACAAAATCCCCTTCCCAAATACTACTTTGTTCTACATCCCTTATTCCTCAGTAAACCGGTCAATGCTCCTCCTGCCCTGCTGCATCTGGATCCGGAGCAATCTGAATACTCAAAATCCGGCAGGGATTCTGACGCTGTTCCGTCGCACAATGCTGCAATCCATGCGTCAGCACCTTCAAATCGCCTTCCCGGTCGTTCGTCTTCCAGCCGGAAATGCGCAGCCGATGACATCGGACAACCTCATCGCCGTTAACCTGATACCAAATCATCATGGTCCCGCCCTCCTTCAGGTGTCCTCCTCTTCTCCCTATCTTTAGAATCTCATCATATTGGGAATGCTCTACACCCGACCAGAAAATCCTCTTGCCATCCTTTCCCGGCTGTCTCTTTACGGCAATCTTTCCTCCGGGAAACCACCCCATATGAAACAGCAAACACCGTATCAGATAAGCGCGCCTTAACGCACACTCTTCCTGGTGAGTACCCAGTCCGAGAGACTTTCTGGCTCCGCAATATTTGTTTCCACGGTCAATGGTCAATCTGACCTTGTAACTTCCTGATGTATTCTTCCTTAATTCTATTGATCTAGAGAGGGACATGTAAATATTCATACAATATCCAAAAACTATATATATAAAATCAACTGGGCCTAGCAAAAAATGTTAGAAAATAATCACAACACAAATAAAACGAACATATATTAAAAATTACACTCATCAAAAAAAATCAAAAAAAATATGAGCGAAAAAAAAATATGCAGCCCTTGTTACCAATCAAGCGAAACTATGCTTCACTGCAAAAAAATCACGTTTCAAACTCAACATTTCCGGCAGGTAAAACCGTTCCTTTCATCCGTCCGGAAGAATCTTTGCCCGCAGGAGCCCTGCATTATTGAAATTCCTGTCTTGGAAAGAACAAATATATTACACACAAGTCCTGTAAATTCATAGTCGGGCATCTTACCAACTAGATTCAACTCCAGTACCAAAAAGGAAACAAAAGCCGAAACCCAATCAAGCCCCAGCGCCTTGAGACCCCAAACTCGCCGAAGAACTCGACAATGCCAGCCGGGTATGTCGGGAAAGAGACATCTCACCTGCCCAATTCTACGAATACCGCAAACGTTTTCAAGGAACAAGGCTTTGAAGATTTACTAGATCTGCCTCCAATCCATAAGACGCACCCTCAAACCACATCAGACGAAGTTGAAAACGCATCCTGGAACTGGTCGATCAAAATCCGCAAAAGGAAGGCAGCCATATAAAACAGCTCTTGAAGCTGGAAGAAGAGCACCTTATCCAGGGCAAACAGCTCAGCGCAGAGCAGATTAAATTCATCGGAAAAGCCATCCCCTACTCCAAGGAACGGTATGTGGAAAGCAAACCTCCCAAGTACCAGCTCTGTCAGGACATCCTCTATGCGGGAAAACTCAAGGAAGTTAGAAGAGTCTGCCTGTACATGGGCAAATTTCCCGACCATGCAGCTCTCATCTGCATAACGACGCGTTACCATCCATGAGAAGCACGGCTTGAACATAGAAACCATCCTGACGGTTCATGGGAGAAAATACTGCGGCAAGCTTTACCCCTCACCATGATGAAATCTACCCGGAGCTAAACGGTATTGAACGTCGTAAAGCATGTACCGCAACGCCTAAAACAAACGGCTTTACGAGACATTTCAACAGGGCGTCCGAGGAAGAGTTTTTTGACATAGCCCTGGACAGAAATTTTATACCAGCGCGGGAAAACTCCAGAAGATTTTTAACGAATGACTCAAACACTACAACCAGGAGCAGCCTCATCATGGGTACCGCAACATGGAAAGGCGGCCGACAGCAACAATCTTTACTTATTATTTATTGATAACTATCAGGATAATTTTTGCCTTCGAAAGGTGAAAATATTTTCACCGCAATTTATTTACCTTTGAAAATCATCGAAATATTATAATCAGAGACTTGCGAAAAAGACTACATTCCTTCATAATGGTCTGTTTCAGTATTTTTATTATATCATTTCATTGCCTGCTGAGAAACCGTTCATAATCTCGTATGTTCTTTCTTCGCCGCATCCTCAGCACATCATTATTCTTTTCAGTTCCATGCACTCGCTTTTATAATCGTAAAATGAGTTATTCTCTATCAGCTCTGATATTTCCGATATCAACTTCTTCTCACTTGCATTCAATGCATCGTAATTATTAATGATACTGTCAATGGAATGTTGTACAAAAGAGTCGATATTCCCGATGTCGTCTTCATGATAATCACCCAAAAAATATTCGACAGTCAATTTTAAGCATGACGGGAAATAATATCTAAGAAACGTTGTTGAAAAAATATAAGACGGTAAAATTGTCGTATCATACTTAAGAGGAAGCAGATCCCGTTTCCATGAACATGCAATCCAGTTTATTTTTCTGGCATGCGCATAATGGCAAAATTCAATTACAGGGAGCGCAAAAGATTCACCATCCAGGAAATTGATACATATTTTAAATTGTTCATCACTCGGCAGGGGCGATGCAGGATATATTCCCTCCATGAGGTTCGCGAAATATTGATGGGATCGAGTATTTTTATCCATAATTGTCAGTAACCTGAAATCCGGGTTTCAATAAATCAACAGCATCATTTCCATGAATATCATTTTGAACACTGCAGAATCCCTCTCATTTCATATTTCCCCGCAATCTTTTGAGGGGAAGTCCCCATGCCTTCCGTAACCCTGGTCCCGGAAGGCATGGACGAAAAAAACTTGCGTACCTGGTACAGTCCGGCTTACTTGCCCGGCTGCACTTCCGGCCTGGCCGCCCTGGAATATTCCTTCAACAGCTTGGAGGACCACTGAATGCTGTCGGGATAACGGCAGGCTGGAGTCTCCGTCAGATAGGAACCCAGCTTCTGTGCCAGAGGTACGGCAAGCGCGGGATTCTGGAAATAAAGATCCTTCTGTTCCTGATAGTCGTTGCTGACGCGGTAGCACTGCGGGGCACGGTCCGGCACCAGCAGGTACTTCAGGTCTCCATCCATCACGGCGGAAGTGTAATCCGTGCACCAGAACATCGTTCGCGGCACCTCGCCCGTTCGGTTCCCCACCAGGGACAGGATATCCATCCCGTCCAGATTTTTGGGGATCTCTGCTCCGTTGGCTTTCAGCAGGGCCGGAAGCAGGTCCACCGTGGACACAGGCTGCTTGCACACGCTTCCGGGCACAAGCCTCTTGTCCGCCGGGTATTTGATGATGAACGGCACACGCACGCCGCCCTCAAAATGCAGCCTCTTGTGACCACGGAAGGGAGCGTTGCAGGACGGGGCCTCCGGCGCTCCGCCGTTGTCGGAAAGGAAAACCACCATGGTGTTTCCGTCCAGGCCGTCTTTTTTCAGGGTGTCCAGAATGCGCCCTATGCCCTTGTCCATGGCGTACACCATGGCGCAATACAATCTGCGCTCCCGGTTCTGGATATTCTTGAACAGGGCTATGTCTTCCGGCTTGGCCTGCATGGGCCAGTGCGGCGCATTGTAGGAGACGAACATGAAAAACGGCTTCTTGTCCTGCTTCGCTTCATTCAGAAACTCCACGGCCCTGCCCGTAATGTCGTCCGTCAGGTAGGTAATGCCCGTCTTGTCCGTGAAGTTAGACTCAATGGCGGACGGATTCAAGCCCTCTATCTCCTTTTTCCGGGGGAAATAATCGCGGGAGCCGCCCAGGAATCCCCACCAATGGGTAAATCCCCGTTCCGGAGGGGTAAACCCCTTCGTATGGCCCAGATGCCATTTGCCGAATACGGCGCTCCGGTAGCCGAAAGGCTTCAAATATTCGGGAATCAGCTTTTCCGTCAGGGGCAGCCCGTAATGGGATTCCAGCAAATAGTCTACTTTGGAATTGGGGTTGGTGGTGATGCCGTAGCGCTTCGGGAACCGTCCGGTCAACAGTCCCATGCGGGAGGGGGCGCACATGGGAGCCGTCACATACGCGCGGGAACAGAACACGCCCTCTTTTGCCAGCCTGTCTATGGAAGGAGTCGGAATCTGCTTGGAGCCCGTGCATCCCAAATCCCCGTATCCCAAATCATCCGCCAGAATGACAATCATATTCGGCCGGGCGGCCGTGTGAGTTTCCGCTACAGCCACGGAACAAAAAAGTCCCGCAAAGGCCAGTACCGTGTATAATTTCCTGATCATTTGGCTAAATCTACGTATCTCCATGAATGGATCTATCAAAAAAGCCTATTCCCTCCACTGTCTG
Protein-coding sequences here:
- a CDS encoding sulfatase-like hydrolase/transferase; protein product: MIRKLYTVLAFAGLFCSVAVAETHTAARPNMIVILADDLGYGDLGCTGSKQIPTPSIDRLAKEGVFCSRAYVTAPMCAPSRMGLLTGRFPKRYGITTNPNSKVDYLLESHYGLPLTEKLIPEYLKPFGYRSAVFGKWHLGHTKGFTPPERGFTHWWGFLGGSRDYFPRKKEIEGLNPSAIESNFTDKTGITYLTDDITGRAVEFLNEAKQDKKPFFMFVSYNAPHWPMQAKPEDIALFKNIQNRERRLYCAMVYAMDKGIGRILDTLKKDGLDGNTMVVFLSDNGGAPEAPSCNAPFRGHKRLHFEGGVRVPFIIKYPADKRLVPGSVCKQPVSTVDLLPALLKANGAEIPKNLDGMDILSLVGNRTGEVPRTMFWCTDYTSAVMDGDLKYLLVPDRAPQCYRVSNDYQEQKDLYFQNPALAVPLAQKLGSYLTETPACRYPDSIQWSSKLLKEYSRAARPEVQPGK
- the aspS gene encoding aspartate--tRNA ligase, which gives rise to MNSYRTHTCSELRAADIGKPTTLIGWVDSVRDHGGVIFIDLRDRTGITQAVFHPEVSQDVARASQQLRSEDMIQISGTVEARLKTDTVDTTNADLPTGEIEVSANALNVINKADVLPFQLDRALSNEDLRLKYRFLDLRRPSMARNMQIRHRVTKTTRDYLDEHGFLEIETPILSKSTPEGARDFLVPSRLAPGKFYALPQAPQQYKQLLMVAGMERYFQIARCFRDEDLRADRQPEFTQVDIEASFITPEDIYNLVEGLLKRVYKEALDVDIPTPFPRMTWKEAMDQYGSDKPERRFSMKLTDVSSIFENSGFKVFASAVQNGGVVKAINAKGFGTASVGQIDTLTKTAVEAGAKGLAYIKVREDDWRSPISKFLSEEEKQKLTEALDIETGDLILFAAGPWEPSCDILGRVRLQCAEFMELLKDNKERDFLWVIEFPLLGWDEEEQRWAAIHHPFTRPVKEDEEKLLKGELSADLRAQAYDVVLNGTELGGGSIRIHERDLQSAMFKALGITEEQAREQFGHILDAFSFGAPPHGGLALGLDRLVMMICDAESIREVIAFPKNNRGVDLMSDSPAPAEERQLRDIHIQVKLPAKK